A part of Thalassophryne amazonica chromosome 3, fThaAma1.1, whole genome shotgun sequence genomic DNA contains:
- the prr13 gene encoding proline-rich protein 13, whose protein sequence is MWPNQGPPPPMGPLNPAYPPGYNPAYPSALPAGVFPQAPNPMYPQGQYPASMTPGMLPVPPPGAMPYQPPGPHPYPVPPAGYPVVPPAGVAYPGPGQYPHSPKGGCHKGYKGQCKGCHGGHSSVGGALIRGMAAAAGMGLVGHKAHKKVKKMHKKAHKMHKHGHHKHGHKSSSSSSSD, encoded by the exons ATGTGGCCGAATCAAG GACCTCCCCCTCCAATGGGTCCATTAAACCCTGCCTACCCTCCTGGTTACAACCCTGCTTATCCTTCTGCACTTCCAGCAGGAGTTTTTCCCCAAGCCCCAAATCCTATGTACCCACAAGGCCAATATCCTGCTAGCATGACTCCAGGTATGCTCCCAGTACCACCTCCAGGGGCAATGCCCTATCAACCACCAGGACCTCATCCGTATCCTGTACCTCCAGCTGGGTATCCAGTAGTACCACCTGCTGGTGTTGCTTACCCAGGTCCAGGTCAATATCCACATTCTCCAAAGGGAGGTTGCCACAAAGGCTATAAAGGCCAGTGCAAAGGGTGTCATGGAGGGCACAGTAGTGTTGGTGGAGCTTTAATCAGGGGAATGGCAGCAGCAGCTGGAATGGGGCTGGTTGGACATAAAGCCCACAAAAAGGTCAAGAAAATGCACAAGAAAGCACATAAGATGCACAAGCATGGGCACCACAAACATGGTCACAAG TCctcaagcagcagcagcagtgactgA